In the Flagellimonas sp. MMG031 genome, one interval contains:
- a CDS encoding SAM-dependent chlorinase/fluorinase has protein sequence MPIITLTTDFGYKDHYVGAVKGAILSNLPETNVVDISHAISPFNIQECAYILRNAYHSFPKGTVHIVGVDSEISPENEHIVVLVDGHYFVSANSGVISLITSEVVPEKVVEIHLPNAEAGAFPVLNIFVQVACHIARGGKLEVIGKPFSNLKELRDFEPRITNEGRTISGNVIYIDNYGNVVTNIQKSLFEAYRSGREFEITARTTKIRQVHQSYNGIINYNLERNQRKGPGDALALFNSAGYIELAIYKSDLNSVGGASSLLGLNYRDTVTINFL, from the coding sequence ATGCCAATCATAACCCTAACTACCGATTTTGGATACAAGGACCACTACGTGGGTGCTGTTAAAGGGGCCATACTGAGCAACCTCCCCGAAACCAATGTTGTTGATATTTCGCATGCCATCAGCCCCTTCAATATTCAGGAATGTGCCTATATCCTGAGGAATGCCTACCATTCGTTCCCAAAGGGAACGGTGCATATCGTGGGGGTAGACTCCGAAATTTCTCCCGAAAATGAGCATATAGTGGTATTGGTGGACGGACACTATTTTGTGAGTGCCAACAGCGGGGTAATTTCTTTGATAACTTCTGAGGTAGTGCCCGAAAAAGTGGTGGAAATCCATTTGCCAAATGCCGAAGCAGGCGCCTTTCCGGTACTGAATATTTTTGTGCAGGTGGCCTGCCATATCGCACGTGGCGGTAAATTGGAAGTAATCGGAAAACCATTCAGTAATTTGAAAGAACTCCGTGATTTTGAACCCCGCATCACCAATGAAGGGAGAACCATCTCAGGTAATGTCATTTATATCGACAACTACGGCAATGTGGTGACCAATATCCAAAAAAGTCTGTTCGAAGCCTACCGAAGTGGACGTGAGTTCGAAATTACCGCAAGGACCACTAAAATACGGCAAGTACACCAGAGCTATAACGGAATCATCAACTACAATCTGGAGCGCAACCAGCGCAAAGGTCCGGGTGACGCTTTGGCACTGTTCAATTCAGCCGGCTACATAGAACTGGCCATTTATAAAAGTGACCTCAACTCGGTTGGTGGGGCCTCTTCCCTTTTGGGACTCAATTACAGGGACACGGTAACCATAAATTTCCTTTAA
- a CDS encoding PhoH family protein yields MNELIIELTEISPQEFFGQQNSNIELLKKYFPKLKIVARGNKIKVFGDEELLEEFDKRFDELTSQFAKYNKLDENMIERVLTSTSKADYASSSSSGDVLVHGVSGRLIKAQTANQRRLVDACKKDDMVFAIGPAGTGKTYTGVALAVKALKEKQVRRIILTRPAVEAGENLGFLPGDLKEKLDPYMQPLYDALRDMIPSEKLEKYIEDGTIQIAPMAFMRGRTLDNAFVILDEAQNTTHAQMKMFLTRMGKNAKFLLTGDPGQIDLPRRVISGLKEALLILKNVDGISIIYLDDKDVIRHKLVKKVIDAYKNIEHQNQF; encoded by the coding sequence TTGAACGAACTGATAATTGAACTTACGGAAATCAGCCCCCAGGAATTTTTCGGACAACAAAATTCCAATATTGAGCTGCTCAAAAAGTATTTCCCAAAATTAAAGATTGTAGCAAGGGGCAACAAGATCAAGGTTTTTGGTGACGAAGAACTGCTTGAAGAATTCGATAAGCGTTTTGATGAGCTCACCAGTCAATTTGCCAAGTACAACAAACTCGACGAGAATATGATCGAACGGGTGCTTACGAGCACCAGTAAGGCAGATTATGCCTCATCCTCCAGTAGCGGCGATGTGCTCGTGCATGGCGTGAGCGGCAGGTTGATCAAGGCACAGACAGCCAACCAGAGACGCTTGGTAGATGCCTGTAAAAAGGACGATATGGTATTCGCTATAGGTCCTGCAGGTACGGGAAAGACGTATACTGGAGTCGCTTTGGCAGTTAAGGCCCTCAAGGAAAAGCAGGTAAGGCGTATTATTTTGACACGCCCCGCCGTAGAAGCAGGAGAAAATCTTGGATTTCTACCCGGTGATCTCAAAGAGAAGCTAGATCCTTATATGCAGCCCTTGTACGATGCGTTACGGGATATGATTCCTTCGGAAAAGCTCGAAAAATACATTGAGGATGGGACCATCCAAATTGCCCCTATGGCTTTTATGCGAGGGCGCACCTTGGACAATGCCTTCGTGATTTTGGATGAAGCCCAAAACACCACTCATGCGCAAATGAAGATGTTCCTGACCCGGATGGGGAAAAACGCCAAGTTCTTGTTGACAGGTGACCCAGGGCAGATTGATTTGCCACGAAGGGTAATCTCCGGTCTTAAGGAAGCACTTCTTATTTTAAAAAACGTAGACGGAATCAGTATCATTTATTTGGATGATAAAGACGTGATTCGTCATAAATTGGTGAAAAAGGTAATTGATGCCTACAAGAACATAGAGCACCAAAATCAATTTTAG
- a CDS encoding phosphoribosylaminoimidazolesuccinocarboxamide synthase, whose translation MGMNTLMSTDFNFPGQKSVYKGKVREVYTLENDILVMVATDRLSAFDVVMPKGIPYKGQILNQIATKMMKDTEDIVPNWLMATPDPNVAVGQACEPFKVEMVIRGYMSGHAAREYKAGKRMLCGVPMPEGLQENDKFPEPMITPATKAEKGDHDEDISKEDILKRGIVSKEDYEILEKYTRDLFQRGTEIAAKRGLILVDTKYEFGKTKDGKIVLIDEIHTPDSSRYFYADGYEERQEKGEAQKQLSKEFVRQWLISNGFQGLEGQSVPEMSDDYIESVSNRYIELYENITGEPFVKSDISNLHERILSNVMDYLEK comes from the coding sequence ATGGGAATGAATACGCTGATGTCCACGGATTTTAACTTTCCTGGGCAAAAATCTGTTTATAAAGGAAAGGTAAGGGAGGTCTACACCTTGGAAAATGATATTTTGGTAATGGTGGCCACAGATCGTTTGTCCGCTTTTGATGTGGTAATGCCCAAGGGCATCCCTTACAAAGGACAGATTTTGAACCAGATCGCGACCAAAATGATGAAGGATACCGAGGACATTGTTCCCAATTGGTTGATGGCCACTCCAGACCCTAACGTCGCGGTGGGCCAAGCTTGTGAACCTTTTAAGGTGGAAATGGTCATTCGTGGGTACATGTCCGGCCATGCCGCCCGTGAGTACAAAGCTGGAAAAAGAATGCTGTGTGGTGTTCCCATGCCCGAAGGGCTGCAGGAGAACGATAAGTTTCCAGAACCTATGATTACCCCGGCCACTAAAGCCGAAAAGGGCGACCACGACGAAGATATTTCCAAAGAAGATATTTTAAAGAGAGGGATTGTTTCCAAAGAAGATTATGAAATTCTGGAGAAGTACACCCGCGACCTGTTTCAAAGGGGGACTGAAATAGCAGCCAAAAGAGGGCTTATTCTAGTGGATACCAAATACGAATTCGGTAAGACCAAGGATGGGAAAATTGTGCTGATCGATGAAATACACACGCCCGATTCATCCCGTTATTTTTATGCTGATGGCTACGAAGAGCGGCAAGAAAAAGGGGAGGCCCAGAAGCAGCTATCCAAGGAATTTGTAAGACAATGGTTGATTTCCAACGGATTTCAAGGACTGGAAGGGCAGTCCGTTCCCGAAATGTCCGATGACTATATTGAGTCGGTTTCCAATCGATATATCGAACTCTACGAAAATATTACGGGCGAACCATTTGTCAAAAGTGATATCTCCAACCTCCATGAACGTATTTTATCCAACGTAATGGATTATTTGGAAAAATAG
- a CDS encoding helix-turn-helix domain-containing protein: MESCPNCSSTVFTKAGVVQDRQRYKCKSCNYYFTVPKLGKQIDDYFVNKALQLYLEGLAYREIERILGVSHVSVMNWVRKYNIKRPYNSKYHPTYKILNHSELQKYFQNPENLKGAGQLVTELGDKFMLIKWDRFRD; this comes from the coding sequence ATGGAAAGTTGTCCCAATTGCTCTTCAACCGTATTTACCAAAGCAGGGGTCGTACAAGATAGGCAGCGTTATAAATGTAAATCCTGCAACTACTATTTTACGGTTCCAAAGTTGGGCAAACAAATTGATGATTACTTCGTAAATAAGGCATTACAGCTGTATTTGGAGGGGTTGGCCTATCGGGAAATCGAACGTATTCTCGGTGTTTCGCACGTGTCCGTGATGAACTGGGTCCGTAAGTACAATATCAAACGACCATACAACTCCAAATACCATCCCACTTACAAAATTTTGAACCACTCCGAGCTACAAAAATACTTTCAAAACCCTGAAAATCTCAAAGGTGCTGGCCAGTTGGTAACTGAGCTTGGGGACAAGTTTATGCTCATAAAATGGGATAGGTTCAGGGATTAA
- a CDS encoding DUF4212 domain-containing protein, translating to MSEEQQKAKAYWKENLRYLLILLIIWFLVSYGAGILFKDALNTIRLGGFKLGFWFAQQGSIYVFVILIFVYVRLMNKLDKKYGYDEK from the coding sequence ATGTCAGAAGAACAGCAAAAGGCCAAGGCCTATTGGAAAGAAAACCTCAGATATTTATTGATACTACTGATTATCTGGTTCCTTGTCTCCTACGGAGCCGGCATCCTATTTAAAGATGCATTGAACACCATCCGATTGGGCGGGTTTAAATTAGGTTTTTGGTTCGCCCAACAAGGATCAATCTATGTCTTTGTCATACTCATTTTTGTATACGTTCGCCTCATGAACAAATTGGACAAAAAATACGGATACGACGAGAAGTAA
- a CDS encoding sodium:solute symporter family protein has protein sequence MSDVQIWTYVLVALSFGLYIGIAIWSRAGSTKEFYVAGGGVSPLANGMATAADWMSAASFISMAGIISFAGYDGAVYLMGWTGGYVLLALLLAPYLRKFGKFTVPDFIGERYYSKTARIVAVICALIVSFTYVAGQMRGVGIVFSRYLEVDITTGVVIGMVIVLFYAVLGGMKGITYTQVAQYCVLIFAFMVPAIFISIQMTGNPVPQLGFGGTLADGSGTYLLDKLDGLSTELGFAEYTDGSKSVIDVFAITLALMVGTAGLPHVIVRFFTVKRVRDARKSAGLALLFIAILYTTAPAVAVFARTNLIETVSGKAYDDMPEWFSRWETTGLIAHNDKNGDGKIQYVAAPEINELTVDRDIMVLANPEIADLPAWVIGLIAAGGLAAALSTAAGLLLVISSSVSHDLIKNVLKPDLSEKGELWAARLSAAVAVVIAGYFGINPPGFVAAVVALAFGLAAASFFPAIILGIFYKKMNSKGAISGMIVGLCLMLFYMLKFKFGIFDGGKEAVAGLQDSWWFGISPEGFGTIAMIVNFIVALVVNRFTPEPPEEVQEIVERIRIPSGAGEASSH, from the coding sequence ATGAGTGATGTACAAATTTGGACCTATGTCTTGGTAGCCTTGTCATTTGGTCTGTATATAGGAATTGCCATTTGGTCCCGAGCAGGATCTACCAAAGAATTTTACGTAGCAGGAGGAGGAGTTTCCCCTTTGGCAAACGGAATGGCCACAGCAGCGGATTGGATGTCAGCCGCCTCGTTCATTTCCATGGCGGGTATCATTTCCTTTGCGGGTTATGATGGTGCAGTGTATTTGATGGGATGGACCGGTGGATATGTGCTTTTGGCCCTGTTATTGGCGCCGTATCTGAGAAAGTTCGGGAAATTTACCGTGCCCGATTTTATTGGTGAACGCTATTACTCCAAAACCGCTCGGATTGTAGCGGTAATCTGTGCTTTGATCGTGTCCTTTACCTATGTGGCCGGACAAATGCGCGGCGTGGGGATTGTGTTTTCCAGATACTTGGAGGTGGATATCACCACAGGAGTAGTGATTGGTATGGTAATCGTTTTGTTCTATGCCGTTTTGGGAGGCATGAAAGGAATCACCTATACCCAAGTAGCACAATATTGTGTGTTGATTTTCGCCTTTATGGTCCCTGCGATTTTCATTTCCATTCAGATGACGGGCAACCCCGTTCCACAATTAGGCTTTGGTGGCACCCTTGCCGATGGGTCGGGAACCTATCTGTTGGATAAATTGGATGGTCTTTCCACCGAACTTGGTTTTGCAGAGTATACCGATGGCTCCAAAAGTGTAATTGATGTCTTTGCCATCACACTTGCTCTTATGGTAGGAACGGCAGGATTACCGCACGTAATCGTTCGCTTTTTTACAGTGAAACGCGTACGTGATGCGAGAAAATCGGCAGGATTGGCGTTGTTGTTCATTGCCATCTTGTATACAACGGCCCCCGCGGTAGCTGTATTTGCCAGAACCAACCTTATCGAGACGGTAAGCGGAAAAGCCTATGATGATATGCCGGAATGGTTTAGTCGTTGGGAAACCACGGGATTAATAGCGCATAACGATAAAAACGGTGACGGTAAAATACAGTACGTGGCCGCACCAGAAATAAATGAGCTTACCGTAGACCGTGATATCATGGTATTGGCCAACCCAGAAATTGCTGACCTTCCCGCGTGGGTGATTGGTCTTATTGCAGCTGGTGGACTTGCTGCAGCGTTATCAACAGCAGCTGGACTTCTGTTGGTCATATCATCATCTGTTTCCCATGATTTGATCAAAAACGTACTTAAACCAGACCTATCTGAAAAGGGTGAATTATGGGCAGCACGACTTTCTGCTGCCGTTGCAGTTGTCATTGCAGGTTATTTTGGAATCAACCCGCCCGGTTTTGTGGCGGCCGTGGTCGCCCTCGCCTTTGGTCTTGCGGCGGCATCGTTCTTCCCCGCCATCATATTGGGTATTTTTTATAAGAAAATGAACAGCAAGGGAGCTATTTCCGGTATGATTGTCGGTCTATGTTTGATGCTCTTCTACATGCTGAAATTCAAATTTGGAATTTTTGACGGTGGTAAGGAAGCTGTTGCCGGACTTCAGGATAGTTGGTGGTTCGGTATATCTCCCGAAGGCTTTGGAACCATTGCGATGATAGTGAACTTTATCGTTGCACTAGTGGTCAACAGGTTTACTCCAGAACCACCGGAAGAAGTACAGGAAATTGTGGAGCGTATCCGCATACCAAGCGGAGCAGGAGAAGCGTCTTCACATTAA
- a CDS encoding sensor histidine kinase, whose product MSNYAVGLVIVLYLSMLFVIAYVAEKNKRSKWTNNPYVYTLSLAVYCTAWTYYGSVGIASSSGISFLAIYLGPVLAMPLWIVLMKKVIRISKQHKISSIADFISIRYGNNRQLGALVTLTCLFAIIPYISLQLKAVSETFSLISAKGSYQSTGFFDDSTFYIALLIAIFVAFYGTLSTDTSEHRKGIVATVALESILKLCFFLAIGVYVAFYLFDGTTDIYQQASLRENFDQLTTFGGLGNGFNWLFTICLSFFAIFLLPRQFHVAVVENDNENHLRKAIWLFPLYLLLFNVFVISIAWAGNIRLDATVNHDYYSLLLPLQQNDYGLAVMVFIGGFTTVISMIVVSTLALSTMVSNNIVIPYGFIKTLVEGNPEENAKRIKNIRRISIFLLIIAAYFFYIRFSVQLSLYSIGLISFLIIAQLAPSFFLGLTWRRGTARAAETGMLVGLAIVFYTIFLPVISNIARPNVDVLTEGLFGYAWFKPAQTFGFDYLSPESNAFLWSMAFNTLSFVAFSLNTKGNYRERNYAEMFVNHENYGNLQEGGFIWKGEAYVADIKRLLNRFLGEQRTNRALQLFNRKYNISETEERADARLINFSEKLLTGSIGSASAKILLASVSKETPISLVEVLHILEESKETKANNKLLQEKSNELAAMAQQLKSANEELRIQDKLKDEFLDTVAHELKTPVTSIKAASEVLEDADMPAELRIKFLENINKDSDRLDTLIRNILDLEKLSGNRTELEMEEQDMSDTIRKAIHGVEQIASKKGVSIKFSKKQNVFATYDEDRILQVLTNLLSNSLKFTEPQKGKIKILLEELEAEVSVIVKDNGRGIPDEDKAYIFDKFYQSKNQNIKKPQGSGLGLAICKKIVESHAGTISVDKDYKKGALIRFSIPKEQ is encoded by the coding sequence ATGAGTAACTATGCCGTAGGATTGGTCATTGTGCTGTATTTGTCCATGCTTTTTGTTATCGCCTATGTTGCCGAAAAAAACAAAAGAAGCAAATGGACCAACAACCCTTATGTATACACACTTTCCCTAGCAGTTTATTGCACGGCTTGGACGTATTACGGCAGTGTTGGAATCGCATCGAGTTCTGGAATCAGTTTTTTGGCCATTTATTTGGGTCCTGTCTTGGCCATGCCACTTTGGATAGTCCTTATGAAAAAGGTAATCCGCATCTCCAAGCAGCACAAAATATCGAGCATTGCCGACTTTATTTCTATTAGATATGGGAATAACCGTCAATTGGGTGCATTGGTCACCTTAACCTGTTTGTTTGCCATTATTCCCTACATTTCGCTACAGTTAAAGGCAGTCTCCGAAACCTTTTCCTTGATTTCGGCCAAGGGAAGTTATCAGTCAACCGGATTTTTTGACGACTCCACCTTTTATATTGCTTTGCTCATCGCCATTTTCGTGGCCTTTTACGGAACCCTATCCACCGATACGTCAGAACACCGCAAAGGAATTGTGGCCACGGTGGCATTAGAATCCATATTAAAACTTTGTTTTTTCTTGGCGATAGGGGTCTATGTTGCCTTTTATCTGTTTGATGGCACTACGGATATTTACCAACAGGCAAGCCTACGAGAAAATTTTGACCAATTGACCACCTTTGGAGGACTTGGGAATGGTTTTAACTGGTTGTTCACCATTTGTTTATCCTTTTTCGCCATTTTTTTGTTGCCTCGTCAGTTCCATGTTGCCGTGGTGGAGAATGACAACGAGAACCATTTGCGCAAGGCGATTTGGCTGTTTCCGCTATACCTTCTCTTGTTCAACGTCTTTGTAATCAGTATCGCATGGGCAGGCAACATACGCTTGGATGCAACAGTAAACCATGATTATTATTCCTTGTTGTTGCCCTTGCAGCAAAACGACTACGGATTGGCCGTTATGGTTTTTATTGGTGGATTCACCACGGTAATATCCATGATCGTGGTCTCCACTTTGGCACTATCCACCATGGTGAGCAATAATATTGTGATTCCCTACGGTTTTATTAAAACATTGGTAGAGGGAAACCCTGAAGAGAATGCGAAGCGCATCAAGAATATTAGAAGAATCTCCATTTTCTTATTGATTATCGCGGCCTATTTTTTCTATATCCGCTTTTCCGTGCAATTATCGTTGTATTCCATTGGTTTGATATCATTCTTGATTATTGCCCAACTGGCGCCATCGTTCTTTTTGGGATTAACATGGAGAAGAGGAACCGCTCGTGCGGCAGAAACGGGAATGCTGGTTGGCTTGGCCATTGTTTTTTATACCATATTTCTTCCTGTAATCAGCAATATAGCTAGGCCCAATGTAGATGTTTTAACGGAGGGGTTGTTTGGATACGCATGGTTCAAACCTGCCCAGACCTTTGGATTTGACTATTTATCGCCGGAGAGCAATGCCTTTTTATGGAGTATGGCATTCAACACCTTGAGTTTTGTCGCATTTTCGCTTAACACCAAAGGAAACTATCGGGAAAGGAACTACGCCGAGATGTTCGTCAACCATGAAAATTATGGAAACCTACAAGAAGGAGGATTCATCTGGAAGGGAGAGGCCTATGTGGCCGACATCAAACGTCTATTGAATCGATTTTTGGGAGAACAACGGACTAACAGGGCCTTGCAGTTGTTCAATAGAAAATATAATATTTCGGAAACCGAGGAACGGGCGGATGCACGGCTGATCAATTTTTCGGAGAAACTTTTAACTGGAAGCATTGGGAGTGCCTCGGCAAAAATACTATTGGCTTCAGTTTCCAAAGAAACCCCCATAAGCCTGGTGGAGGTGCTTCATATTTTGGAAGAGAGCAAGGAGACCAAAGCCAACAATAAATTGCTACAGGAAAAGTCCAACGAACTGGCTGCCATGGCACAGCAGCTCAAATCGGCAAACGAGGAGCTTCGCATACAGGACAAACTAAAGGATGAATTCTTGGATACCGTCGCACATGAGCTCAAGACGCCGGTTACGTCCATCAAGGCCGCCTCCGAAGTTTTGGAGGATGCCGATATGCCAGCCGAACTACGGATAAAGTTTCTGGAAAATATAAACAAGGACAGTGACCGATTGGACACCTTGATTCGGAACATTCTTGATTTGGAAAAACTGTCAGGTAACCGAACGGAATTGGAAATGGAAGAACAGGATATGTCGGATACTATACGAAAGGCGATACATGGAGTGGAGCAGATTGCATCAAAGAAAGGGGTGAGCATCAAATTTTCAAAAAAACAGAACGTATTTGCGACCTATGATGAAGACCGAATTTTGCAAGTGTTGACCAACTTGTTGTCAAATTCCCTTAAATTCACGGAACCACAAAAGGGAAAAATTAAAATTCTTTTGGAAGAGCTCGAAGCGGAAGTATCTGTCATTGTCAAGGATAATGGTCGAGGGATTCCCGATGAGGACAAGGCATATATCTTTGATAAATTCTATCAGTCAAAAAACCAAAACATCAAAAAACCACAAGGCAGTGGATTGGGCTTGGCGATTTGCAAGAAAATAGTGGAGAGCCATGCAGGGACTATTTCCGTGGACAAAGACTATAAAAAAGGAGCACTTATACGATTTTCAATACCGAAGGAACAATGA
- a CDS encoding response regulator produces the protein MKQKKILIVDDEPNILMSLEYAFKKKDFEVFIARDGTEAIEISNREKPNLILLDIMMPEMDGYETLKQVKDNEDLAHTKIVFLSAKSKEKDVEKGLKMGADRYLTKPFSLKKVISEIEELLA, from the coding sequence ATGAAGCAGAAAAAAATACTGATTGTGGATGATGAGCCCAACATTTTGATGTCGTTGGAGTATGCGTTCAAAAAGAAGGATTTTGAGGTTTTTATCGCCCGGGATGGTACGGAGGCCATAGAAATATCGAACCGGGAAAAGCCAAACCTTATTCTTTTGGATATCATGATGCCCGAAATGGATGGGTACGAGACCTTGAAACAGGTTAAGGATAACGAGGATTTGGCACACACCAAAATTGTGTTCCTATCGGCAAAAAGTAAAGAGAAGGATGTTGAAAAAGGCTTGAAAATGGGTGCAGACCGTTATTTGACCAAGCCATTTTCCCTGAAAAAGGTAATTTCTGAAATAGAGGAGCTATTGGCCTAG
- the acs gene encoding acetate--CoA ligase yields MSNYHIKHLEEYFQVYRKSVRNPEGFWEEVAEEHFQWRKKWDSVLEWDFSKPEISWFKGAQLNITENCIDRHLRIRGDKTAILFEPNDPNEEAEHITYRELHERVCKYANVLKEQGIKKGDRVVIYLPMIPDLAIAVLACARIGAIHSVVFAGFSSTALSTRINDCGAKAVLTSDGSYRGAKVLDLKGIVDEALEKCPDVETVLVTKRTGGKVTMKEGRDQWVQPLLDKAYSDCVPEIMDAEDPLFILYTSGSTGRPKGMVHTTGGYMVYTAYTFKNVFQYREEDVYWCTADIGWITGHSYIVYGPLANGATTVMFEGVPTYPDFGRFWDVVQKHKVTQFYTAPTAIRALAKENLDFVTKYDLSSLKVLGTVGEPINEEAWHWYNDHVGEKKCPIVDTWWQTETGGILISPIPFSTPTKPTYATLPMPGIQPALMDENGQEIKGNQVDGRLCIKFPWPSIARTIWGNHQRYKDTYFSAFEGKYFTGDGALRDEVGYYRITGRVDDVIIVSGHNLGTAPIEDAINEHPAVAESAIVGFPHDIKGNALYGYIILKETGEDRNRDNLKKEINQLITEHIGPIAKLDKIQFVEGLPKTRSGKIMRRILRKIASKDTSNLGDTSTLLNPEVVESIIKESL; encoded by the coding sequence ATGAGTAATTATCATATCAAACACTTGGAGGAATATTTTCAGGTGTATCGAAAATCAGTGAGGAATCCCGAAGGATTTTGGGAAGAAGTGGCCGAAGAGCACTTTCAATGGCGCAAAAAGTGGGATTCGGTGTTGGAGTGGGACTTTTCAAAGCCAGAAATCAGTTGGTTTAAAGGAGCCCAATTGAACATCACCGAAAACTGTATCGACAGGCATCTTCGCATCCGAGGAGATAAGACTGCCATCCTTTTCGAACCAAACGACCCAAACGAGGAAGCAGAACACATTACCTACCGCGAATTGCATGAGCGCGTGTGTAAATATGCCAACGTCCTAAAAGAACAAGGGATTAAAAAAGGGGATAGGGTGGTAATTTATTTGCCCATGATTCCTGATTTAGCCATCGCTGTTTTGGCGTGTGCGCGGATTGGGGCCATACACTCTGTAGTTTTTGCAGGGTTTTCTTCTACCGCACTATCCACTAGGATAAACGATTGTGGCGCGAAAGCTGTATTGACTTCTGATGGTTCCTACCGAGGAGCCAAGGTACTCGACCTTAAAGGCATAGTGGACGAAGCATTGGAAAAATGTCCTGATGTGGAAACCGTTTTGGTGACCAAGCGTACAGGAGGGAAAGTCACTATGAAAGAAGGTCGTGATCAGTGGGTGCAACCACTTTTGGATAAAGCCTATTCGGACTGCGTACCTGAAATTATGGATGCGGAAGACCCATTATTTATCCTGTACACTTCTGGCTCTACTGGACGCCCTAAAGGAATGGTGCATACTACTGGAGGTTATATGGTGTATACCGCTTACACCTTTAAAAATGTGTTCCAATACCGAGAGGAAGATGTATACTGGTGTACCGCAGATATTGGTTGGATCACTGGTCACTCCTATATTGTTTACGGACCTTTGGCCAACGGCGCCACTACGGTAATGTTTGAAGGAGTACCTACCTATCCCGACTTTGGTCGGTTTTGGGATGTGGTGCAAAAGCACAAAGTGACCCAGTTTTACACGGCACCAACAGCCATTCGGGCCTTGGCCAAGGAGAACCTTGATTTCGTGACCAAGTATGACCTTTCCAGTTTAAAGGTCTTGGGAACCGTTGGGGAGCCTATCAATGAGGAAGCTTGGCACTGGTACAACGACCATGTTGGGGAGAAGAAATGTCCCATTGTAGACACATGGTGGCAAACTGAAACAGGGGGTATACTGATTTCGCCCATTCCATTTTCCACGCCGACCAAACCCACCTATGCGACCCTTCCGATGCCGGGAATACAGCCCGCATTGATGGATGAAAACGGTCAGGAAATCAAAGGAAACCAAGTGGATGGCAGATTGTGCATCAAATTTCCATGGCCCTCCATAGCCCGGACCATTTGGGGCAATCACCAGAGGTACAAGGATACCTACTTCTCTGCCTTTGAAGGCAAATATTTTACGGGAGATGGCGCCCTGAGAGATGAGGTGGGCTACTACCGAATCACGGGAAGGGTAGACGATGTGATTATTGTGTCAGGCCATAATCTGGGTACCGCTCCGATTGAAGATGCCATCAATGAGCATCCTGCAGTGGCTGAATCGGCCATTGTTGGATTCCCGCACGACATCAAAGGAAACGCACTTTATGGCTACATCATTTTAAAAGAAACAGGGGAGGACCGTAATCGGGATAACCTGAAAAAGGAAATCAACCAATTGATTACTGAACATATCGGCCCGATTGCCAAGTTGGATAAAATCCAATTTGTGGAAGGACTGCCCAAAACGCGAAGTGGTAAGATCATGCGAAGGATTCTCCGAAAAATTGCCTCAAAGGATACCAGCAATTTGGGCGATACATCAACCTTGTTGAACCCAGAAGTGGTGGAGTCCATCATAAAAGAAAGTCTGTAA
- a CDS encoding 3'-5' exonuclease has protein sequence MWPFTKKKPLELPDFWWEYEAYFKEPLPDDIAENTFVVLDTETTGFSLTRDRMLCIGALKLKDNTIVVKDSFEVYIAQEHYDSESAEIHGILKKHKKDSLNELEALKRFLVYAKNHVLVGHHVMFDINMINAALKRNGLPKLKNKTLDTESLYIRTLLISTIVQKKERYSLDDLAKKYSISRKDRHTALGDAFITAIAFLRSVEKLKPKRIKDLLR, from the coding sequence ATGTGGCCATTCACCAAAAAGAAACCTTTGGAACTACCCGATTTTTGGTGGGAGTATGAAGCGTATTTTAAGGAACCGCTTCCGGATGATATCGCAGAAAATACGTTTGTGGTCTTGGATACGGAAACTACGGGTTTTAGTTTGACCCGAGACCGGATGCTTTGCATTGGAGCCTTAAAATTGAAGGACAACACCATTGTGGTGAAGGACAGTTTTGAGGTGTATATCGCACAGGAACATTATGACTCCGAAAGTGCGGAAATCCATGGTATCCTCAAAAAACACAAAAAGGACTCCTTAAATGAACTAGAAGCCCTGAAACGTTTTTTGGTATATGCAAAAAACCATGTTTTAGTGGGGCATCATGTCATGTTCGACATTAATATGATCAATGCAGCACTCAAACGGAACGGGCTTCCCAAGCTGAAGAACAAAACATTGGATACCGAATCACTTTATATTCGGACGCTTTTGATCTCTACCATAGTTCAAAAAAAAGAGAGGTATTCCTTGGATGATCTGGCCAAAAAGTACAGTATCTCCAGAAAGGATAGGCATACGGCGTTGGGCGATGCTTTTATCACTGCCATTGCATTCTTGCGAAGCGTAGAAAAATTAAAACCCAAAAGAATAAAGGACCTCTTACGATAA